A genome region from Arvicanthis niloticus isolate mArvNil1 unplaced genomic scaffold, mArvNil1.pat.X pat_scaffold_346_arrow_ctg1, whole genome shotgun sequence includes the following:
- the LOC117701940 gene encoding olfactory receptor 1468 yields MNQMLGTTERNQTAISQFLLLGLPIPPEHQHLFYTLFLAMYLTTVLGNLIIIILIHMDSHLHTPMYSFLSNLSFSDLCFSSVTMPKLLQNMQSQVPSIPYAGCLTQMYFFLFFADLESFLLVAMAYDRYVAICFPLHYTSIMSSKLCVSLVLLSWVLTTFHAMLHTLLMARLSFCEDSVIPHFFCDMSALLKLSCSDTHVNELVIFVMGGLILVIPFVLIVVSYARIVSSILKVPSARGIRKAFSTCGSHLSVVSLFYGTVIGLYLCPSANNSTVKETVMSMMYTVVTPMLNPFIYSLRNRDMKGALIRVLCKKKILFCL; encoded by the exons ATGAACCAG atGCTGGGCACCACAGAAAGGAATCAAACTGCtatctcccagttcctcctccttGGACTGCCCATCCCCCCAGAGCACCAGCACCTGTTCTATACCCTGTTCCTGGCCATGTACCTCACCACTGTCCTGGGaaacctcatcatcatcatcctcattcaCATGGATTCCcatctccacacacccatgtattCTTTTCTCAGCAACTTGTCCTTCTCTgatctctgcttttcctctgtcACAATGCCCAAGTTGCTGCAGAACATGCAGAGCCAAGTTCCATCCATCCCCTATGCAGGCTGCCTGACACAAATGtactttttcctgttttttgCAGATCTTGAGAGCTTCCTCCTTGTggccatggcctatgaccgctatgtggccatctgcttcCCTCTTCATTACACCAGCATCATGAGCTCCAAGCTCTGTGTGAGTCTGGTGCTGCTGTCCTGGGTGCTGACCACCTTCCATGCCATGCTGCACACCCTGCTCATGGCTAGATTATCATTCTGTGAGGACAGTGTGATCCCCCACTTTTTCTGTGACATGTCTGCTCTGCTGAAGCTGTCCTGCTCTGACACACATGTTAATGAGTTGGTGATATTTGTCATGGGAGGCCTCATCCTTGTTATTCCATTTGTGCTTATCGTTGTGTCCTATGCACGAATTGTCTCCTCCATTCTCAAGGTCCCATCTGCTCGAGGCATCCGTAAAGCCTTCTCCACCTGTGGCTCCCACTTATCTGTGGTGTCACTGTTCTATGGGACCGTCATTGGTCTATACTTATGTCCATCAGCTAATAACTCTACTGTGAAGGAGACTGTCATGTCTATGATGTACACAGTGGTGACTCCCATGCTGAACCCCTTCATCTACAGCTTGAGGAATAGAGACATGAAGGGGGCCCTAATTAGAGTTCTTTGCAAGAAGAAAATTCTTTTCTGCCTATGA
- the LOC117701942 gene encoding olfactory receptor 1468-like → MTEGNQTDISQFLLLGLPIDPEHQHLFYTLFLAMYLITILGNLVIIILIILDPHLHTPMYLFLSNLSFTDLSFSSVTMPKLLQNMQSQVPSIPYAGCLTQMYFFLLFGDLESFLLVAMAYDRYVAICFPLHYMSIMSPKLCVSLVLLSWVLTTFHAMLHTLLMARLSFCEDSVIPHFFCDMSALLKLSCSDTHINELVIFVMGGLILVIPFVLIIVSYARIVSSILKVPSARGIRKAFSTCGSHLSVVSLFYGTVIGLYLCPSANNSTVKETVMSMMYTVVTPMLNPFIYSLRNRDMKGALGRVICKKKVFFCL, encoded by the coding sequence ATGACAGAAGGGAACCAAACTGATATCTCCCAGTTCCTTCTCCTGGGCCTACCCATCGACCCAGAGCACCAGCACCTGTTCTACACCCTGTTCTTGGCCATGTACCTCATCACCATCCTGGGAAACCTCGTCATCATCATACTCATTATACTGGACCCCcatctccacacacccatgtacttgtTTCTCAGCAACTTGTCCTTCACTGACCTCAGTTTTTCCTCTGTCACAATGCCCAAGTTGCTGCAGAACATGCAGAGCCAAGTTCCATCCATTCCCTATGCAGGCTGCCTGACACAAATGtactttttcttgctttttggaGACCTTGAGAGCTTCCTCCTTGTggccatggcctatgaccgctatgtggccatctgcttcCCCCTTCATTACATGAGCATCATGAGTCCCAAGCTCTGTGTGAGTCTGGTGCTGCTGTCCTGGGTGCTGACCACCTTCCATGCCATGCTGCACACCCTGCTCATGGCCAGATTATCATTCTGTGAGGACAGTGTGATCCCCCACTTTTTCTGTGACATGTCTGCTCTGCTGAAGCTGTCCTGCTCTGACACACATATTAATGAGTTGGTGATATTTGTCATGGGAGGCCTCATCCTTGTCATTCCATTTGTGCTCATCATTGTGTCCTATGCACGAATTGTCTCCTCCATTCTCAAAGTCCCATCTGCTCGAGGCATCCGTAAAGCCTTCTCCACCTGTGGCTCCCATTTATCTGTGGTGTCACTGTTCTATGGGACCGTCATTGGTCTGTACTTATGTCCATCAGCTAATAACTCTACTGTGAAGGAGACTGTCATGTCTATGATGTACACAGTGGTGACTCCCATGCTGAACCCCTTCatctacagcctgaggaacaGAGATATGAAGGGAGCACTGGGCAGAGTTATTTGTAAGAAAAAAGTTTTCTTCTGTCTATGA